ctctctctctctctctctctctctctctcgtgTATGAACCAGTTTATATTTATATAGATTCACGTGTGTTTGTCATCTTGGATTTGTCGCTCAATCGTAACTGGCACAAGCCAAACAAAGAGTAAGAAAGGAGAACCATATAGCAAGGAAGGAGGTGGTGTGTGTCTACATTAAAGAAGATCGGGTAGGGTTTCTTTTCAAAACCAAAAGAACACTACGAAAAAAGAGATATTCAAAGCCGTCTTTGCTGTTGTTTTTTAGGGTTGTCTTTgcaagaaagaagaggaaaaaaaaaggttttaatgGAATTGGCTTTGAGCTTGGGCGATCCTTCAAAGTCGTTTTCATTTCTTGACAAAACCCCAAAGTTATCAAGCAAGGATTTAGGGTTTTGTATGGGGCTCAGGTTACAAGAGAAGGTGGACGCTTTTGAAGGTGAAGCTGCTACCGGAGATGGAGATTACAAAAGGGTTTCTTCAGATCCACCTCATCAGCTAGATCTTCTTCCTTTCTCTCCAGTTCCTCGCGTCCAACCTTCTTCTCAGCTTCGTTTTCCTTGGCTCACTGATAACGGTCagtatttttaacttattttccTCTCTTTACGTCACGTTCTTGTTTATTTTCTGGGTTCTGATAATAAAAGGAAGAAAACGTATCAAAGCTTCTTTGcggccaaaataaaatttttaaatctggGTTGTGTTGGACTTTGGGGAAAATATATAAGTAGTTTTGCATTAATTGTGACATTAGTGATGGAAATGGGTTCATTGGATGGACGGGGAAGAGGTTTAGACGTGAACCGGTTGGCGGTGGTGGCGTTGGGGGAGGAAGCAGAGGAAGGGGCGGCGCTGTCATCTCCGAATAGCGCAGCGTCTTCATTCCAGGTAGATTTCGGGTTTACAAATGGGAGCAGCAGAGGGAAGAGGGAGGTGGAAATGGAAACTGAAAGGGGTAGCTCAAGAGCCAGCGACGACGATGACAATGGTTCTACTCGGAAGAAACTCAGGCTGTCTAAAGAACAATCTGCTTTTCTCGAAGAAAGTTTCAAAGAACACAACACTCTCAATCCCGTAAGCTAAAAAACCCCAAATATTTCTCTTTCATTTAGGGTTAAGCTTTTTGATTGATTTGCTTGTTTAAAAATGTTGGCTCAGAAGCAAAAACTTGCCTTGGCCAAGCAGTTGAACCTTCGACCTCGCCAAGTAGAAGTTTGGTTTCAGAACAGAAGAGCAAGGTAtaagaatgttttttttttttctaatattatgAAAACTTTTTTGggttctttttaaataattttgctgtaataaaatgggaaaaaacaGGACAAAGTTGAAGCAAACGGAAGTGGATTGCGAGTATTTAAAGCGATGTTGCGAGACACTGACAGAGGAAAACAGGAGGTTACAAAAGGAACTGCAAGAATTAAGAGCTTTGAAAGCTTCCCAACCATTTTACATGCAGTTACCTGCCACCACCTTAACTATGTGTCCTTCGTGTGAGCGTGTCGCCACTACTTCCACCACCGCCGATGGCAAAAATGGACTCCTACCGCTGACTAAGACTAGTGGATAACCCCTTTTTTGTTCCCTCAAACCACGTGCCCCAGCCCCGAAGCCTACTTGTGAAACCATTGGATTTGACCGACCAGTCCAAAGATGTGACcaccctctttcttttttttttttgttaaatatttttggcttggagggtttttttttcttttaatttgtctGTAGCAGTTTTCATATGATGGGTGGTGGGGGGAAAAACGAGATTTTGTGTTTTTGATAGATTTTGTTTTGAATTGGGGGCGAAGATGGGGAAGAAATTTTGTTAGAAAGTTGCCTGTTTGTTTGAACAGAGCCTAATGTCCTCTAATGCTTTCCTTATCCACTTATttctttaaaactaaataaaaattccatttaacacctaaaaacaatgatttttctttttactcattaattttattatattttttaaaatttcaagtttcttctatttttattttttattttaccatcTCAACAGCTATAGATATTGAATTTTTTGATTAATAGTGCTACAAAGTTTTCATCATCTCATTGTAATCTAAGTAATTATATAATGATCTCACTAACAGAGTTAAATGTAAACCGAgtaaatgtatatgtatttaatGATCAACTTTGGGTTTTTAATTGTAATTAACATAGTGTGGGTTTGAGCTATGATAGTCTTTGTGTTGAAACAATCATACGTTTAGTTTAGGATGTGGGTAGCCGGGTAGTTAGGGGAGCTAGGATACCTATCggtttctttaaaataaaaattttttatttcaaattttaaattaataaatgtaagATTATATAgactcttttaaaaaaataaaaatttaatttaatcttttaaaatttataaagacataatctattaaaataataaaattatatttttattattataaaaattacaatttaatttcgatcccttaaattatttttttgactttacCTATAAATGTGGATTGAATTTGATCTTATTGAGTAAGGTGTGAGTTGAAAGGAACTATCTTAAGATTTGTAAATTTGGAAAGTTGTGACCTAATGTTACAATTCTTTTAGTGACATTTTACTGTTGCTTATCAAACCACCTAAGTCAACATGGCGTCTTAGAATTACCATGGCATAGGGGATGTGGTGGCATAAGGGTGTAACAACAATAAACTCATAAATCGCACAAGTAAAAAACAATAATCtatcatctatatatatataagcatgagtttggagaaatttttaatttattgagaatgtttttatttaaaaataattataatttaataaaaaattgtactaattttaaaataaaattattatttaaataaaattttaagtataattaatttaaaattttgatttaaaaaaagaaattaaatttattttatttttaaaaggattgtgctaattttattgatataaaatagagttattaattaattagaattataagaatcttaataattatttaattcatatttaagttaattatattaattaactaattttttgatgttttatcttcaacaaaacttgaatttaaaaaaaatctaaaaaattgggttaactttattttaaaaaaaattaagtcttaACTTGATTGACACGAATATTGGTAACAAAAGGACGTGAATTTAAGTACTGTAAAGcatattattctcttatttatgacTCAATTAACATGGATATTGTTACTCGTGCAACAGACCACAACCACAACCACAACcacaataaaattattaaaaaaataaaactgggttcaaatttaaatgaaaattagaGCCACAACCACAATGTATTTAAAATCGTTgcattttataataataattctatttaaaATAGTTGATTAATAATTAATCAACTGAATTGCAATCATCCCCTTTCCCACGTAACCTCAAAATCCTTCCTCTAGAGAttgtatatataaaacaaaaacagGTAGCATCTAATCTGATCATCGTCGTCAACCTCAAAACCcaccctttctcttttttttttttttcaaaattcaatacGATTAGGATCCCAGGAAGAATAAAGAACAACCCAGTCAATCCTATTTTCACTAtctttgaattatatatatattttaaaatctgaTTCAGTAATTGAATTAGCTGCTTTTTTGGGTCTATAAAAACAAAACGAAATTGAAGGACGGGAATGGAAAAGATTGGTGAATTATTGTAAATCAAAGAGAGTTTGAGAAATCAAAGGATGCCAGGATTAGCGCGAAGAAATGAGCGGTATAGTAATGCCTCATTTGCTTTTTGGTCTAAACATAGCGATGATGTTGGCTACATTCAACCCCAGCAGGtactatattttcattttcttcgaTTTTTGAATTCTCTCTGGGTAACTGTTATCGAACTTTTTGGTGATATATATGTCACAGGACTGGGTCAgtgtttttaattttgattatagtATTTGATTGGTTGCTTAATAACATTTGTTTTTAGCTTAAGACGTTATACATTTAGTTGCCTAGTCTTTTTAGTGCCAAGGCACTGAAGTATTAGTGCTATTCCTGGTTTCGAACTGAGTAGTGTAagtgatagaaattataagtttgaTGTTAACTTTATCACTGTTGGTTCTTAAAGAATTTTGTTACTCTTTGTGGAGCTCAATGTGGCTTTTCATTGTTGTTTAtcatcttttatatattttggctATCCAAAGTAAGAGATTGAGGAATTGGCAATTCAAAGAGTGGTGCTTGTTTGTCATTAGCAAGTAGGGATAGTGCTGTGCCTAAGGGGGCATCCAGTTGGTTAGAATGTGAAAATTCCAAGTTTGAGATTTCGTAGTTGAATCCATTGCGGGGGGACGCAGGGTCTATGGGATAGGTGAGAGTGTCCTGTTGGCCCAAGACTTCTAGTAGGTCTGCACAATATTGCTATGCTTTCCACTCTCATGTGTACTAACAAATATGGATGGtgttgataataaatttaataatggaTATGTTTTATAACAAActtgtttaattataattattttttttattagttactaaGAAAGTGCAATGCTTTTTATTATAGTTCTGGAGTGAGCTGTCATTGCAAGCTAGGCAGGAGCTCCTTAGAATTGATACAAACCCTCTTTGAGCAAGCTCGTAAGAACATGTACTGCTCCAGATGTAATGGACTACTGCTTGAAGGTTTTTTGCAGATTGTCATGTATGGAAAATCATTGCAGCAGGAGAAAGTAGCTGGTAATCTTCATTCCAACAGGTCAGGAGTCTCAAAAAACCAAATTGATGGTGGATTGAGTATGACAGATGGGTCAAAAGATGAAATTCAAGATCCATCTGTCCATCCTTGGGGGGGTCTGACCACAACTCGTGATGGGTCATTGACACTTCTTGACTCCTATTTGTCCTCAGAATCGCTTGATGGGCTCCAAAATGTTTGTGCTGGTCAAATTCTATTCTCTGATTATGTTTTTGCTTCCCGTCTAGTTGTTGATGTTTACATTGAATCAGGTATTTGACAGTGCGCGTGAAAGGGAGCGGGAGTTGCTCTATCCTGATGCTTGTGGTGGGGGAGGTTGAGGTTGGATAAGCCAAGGAATTGCTAGTTATGGAAGAGGACATGGAGCAAGAGAAGCATGTGCGCTGCACACTTCCAGGCTTTCTTGTGACACCTTTATGGATTTTTGGTCAGCTCTAGGAGAGGAAACTCAGCAATCTCTCTTAAGAATGAAGAAAGAGGATTTTATTGAGAGGCTCATCTACAGGTGTGTTTATAGCTCCTTTATGGTTGAATGTGTTACCATTAGCTGTATTGTTCAGCCAGAGAATGGTGTGAAGTCTTATGTCATTGATCAAGCAGTTTGTACTGGAGCTAGAAATATAAGGCTAGTTTCATTTATCGTCCTTCGAGAGTGCTTTATATTATCTGCCCTCCTAGTTGATTAGGACATGCTGTGTAGTAAATTTAGTTATCGAGCATCTGATTTCCTAGCTATGAGTGTGCATGCCTTTTAAATGGTAAACTGTCGAAATTAAACTTGTGATGGGCCATAAAGTGAGGAAATGGAATTCcagcaaatttaaaaatatttttcctgAGATTAGGGTTGTTTGACATTACTTAATCTACTTCAAAAATGTTAAAACACTAGGTACCGaaggattttattttttttggtcgGTTGACTTAGCCATAACATAAGTTTTATCACAGAAGTCTATGATTCTTCTTCGAATGGATTTGTTCTTTCATATGATAGTGTAATtgtaggaatattctgtaaatattttaggaatattttgtagatattttctttattaaaatcccttattttaagggatcatatctcctatttagtatctttcctaacttagagtttcctaaagtagtgtcataggttgtatataaaaactctgatttatgttctatttagtataaaatactctgatttcta
This window of the Gossypium hirsutum isolate 1008001.06 chromosome A09, Gossypium_hirsutum_v2.1, whole genome shotgun sequence genome carries:
- the LOC107889494 gene encoding homeobox-leucine zipper protein HAT14, which encodes MELALSLGDPSKSFSFLDKTPKLSSKDLGFCMGLRLQEKVDAFEGEAATGDGDYKRVSSDPPHQLDLLPFSPVPRVQPSSQLRFPWLTDNVMEMGSLDGRGRGLDVNRLAVVALGEEAEEGAALSSPNSAASSFQVDFGFTNGSSRGKREVEMETERGSSRASDDDDNGSTRKKLRLSKEQSAFLEESFKEHNTLNPKQKLALAKQLNLRPRQVEVWFQNRRARTKLKQTEVDCEYLKRCCETLTEENRRLQKELQELRALKASQPFYMQLPATTLTMCPSCERVATTSTTADGKNGLLPLTKTSG